From one Vicinamibacterales bacterium genomic stretch:
- a CDS encoding amino acid permease produces the protein MASTPQAQQTTATTLDTEFKRGLGLFDSTMVVVGSMIGSGIFIVSADMARRVGSPGWLLVAWLVTGVLTITAALSYGELAAMMPRAGGQYVYLREAFSPLWGFLYGWTLFMVIQTGTIAAVAVGFAKYLGVLFPWISDDVFIIPVVHVSTGYAISLSRAQLVGVVLIGVLTWTNTRGLDYGRIIQNVFTSAKTLALALLIGIGLLIGWHASAVAENFGNFWTPRGFEPIVPGLDATSVFGLFVAVCVVQTGSLFSSDAWNNITFTAGEVKNPRRNIPLSLAIGTSVVIGLYLLANLAYLVMLPLGAIQHAPADRVATAGLETVFPGLGVMIMAIAIVISTFGCNNGLILAGARAYFAMARDGVFFKAAGRLNQAKVPAWGLLLQGIWAALLVLPRTYNPATKTYGSLYNDLLDYVISAAFIFYILTIGGIFRLRATRPDADRPYKAFGYPVVPALYIVGATTLLVVLFAYRTSTTWPGLVIVLLGVPVYFLWRRREV, from the coding sequence ATGGCCAGTACGCCTCAGGCGCAGCAGACGACGGCGACGACGCTCGACACCGAATTCAAACGTGGGCTGGGCCTCTTCGATTCGACGATGGTCGTCGTCGGCTCGATGATCGGCTCGGGCATCTTCATCGTGTCGGCTGACATGGCGAGGCGCGTCGGCAGCCCGGGGTGGCTGCTCGTGGCCTGGCTGGTCACAGGCGTCCTGACGATCACTGCAGCCCTCTCGTACGGCGAGCTGGCGGCGATGATGCCGCGGGCCGGCGGACAGTACGTCTACCTGCGGGAGGCCTTCTCTCCGCTCTGGGGGTTCCTCTACGGCTGGACGCTGTTCATGGTGATCCAGACCGGCACGATCGCCGCGGTCGCCGTCGGGTTCGCCAAGTACCTCGGTGTGCTGTTCCCGTGGATCTCCGATGACGTGTTCATCATCCCCGTCGTGCACGTGTCAACCGGCTATGCGATCTCGCTCTCGCGGGCCCAACTGGTCGGCGTGGTCCTGATCGGCGTGCTCACCTGGACGAATACGCGTGGCCTCGACTACGGCCGGATCATCCAGAACGTCTTCACGAGCGCGAAGACGCTGGCGCTCGCGCTGCTCATCGGCATCGGCCTGCTGATCGGATGGCACGCGAGTGCGGTGGCCGAGAACTTCGGCAATTTCTGGACGCCACGCGGCTTCGAGCCCATCGTGCCGGGCCTCGATGCCACGAGCGTCTTCGGCCTGTTCGTGGCCGTCTGCGTCGTCCAGACCGGGTCGCTCTTCTCGTCGGACGCCTGGAACAACATCACGTTCACCGCGGGCGAGGTCAAGAACCCGCGACGCAACATCCCGCTGTCGCTGGCGATCGGCACGTCGGTCGTCATCGGGCTCTACCTGCTCGCGAATCTCGCCTACCTCGTGATGCTGCCGCTCGGCGCCATTCAACACGCCCCGGCCGACCGCGTGGCCACGGCAGGCCTCGAGACCGTGTTCCCGGGCCTGGGCGTCATGATCATGGCCATCGCCATCGTCATCTCGACGTTCGGCTGCAACAACGGCCTGATCCTCGCCGGCGCGCGGGCGTACTTCGCGATGGCGCGTGACGGCGTGTTCTTCAAGGCGGCGGGGCGGCTCAACCAGGCGAAGGTGCCGGCCTGGGGGCTGCTGCTGCAGGGAATCTGGGCGGCGCTCCTGGTGCTGCCGCGCACGTACAACCCGGCGACCAAGACGTACGGCAGCCTCTACAACGATCTGCTCGACTACGTGATCTCGGCGGCGTTCATCTTCTACATCCTGACGATCGGCGGGATCTTCCGCCTCCGGGCGACGCGCCCGGACGCCGACCGGCCGTACAAGGCGTTCGGCTACCCGGTGGTGCCGGCCCTCTACATCGTCGGAGCGACGACGCTGCTGGTGGTGCTGTTCGCGTACCGCACGTCCACGACCTGGCCGGGCCTCGTCATCGTGCTGCTCGGCGTGCCGGTGTATTTCCTTTGGCGCCGTCGGGAGGTGTGA
- a CDS encoding ABC transporter ATP-binding protein: protein MTVAAAPRPVVETTALSKWYGQVIGLNDVTVKVPSGITGLLGPNGAGKSTLMKLMTGQLKPSKGSLTVLGQPMWGNPSVYFRVGFCPDQDAFYDRMTGLEWVTALVRLNGYSESQAAEAAHRALETVDLLDAAGKKIGSYSKGMRQRVKMAQAIVHDPDLLILDEPLSGMDPIGRRKTIRLVKEWARAGKSIIVSSHILHEIEAMTSNILLINNGRILAEGDVHQIRDLIDTHPHTVFVRAADPRRLARQFLAHDDVISLRFEEGAVVVQTAAPDGFYARLTELAASGEAGEITEVTSPDDNLQAVFQYLVK from the coding sequence ATGACGGTGGCCGCCGCACCGCGCCCGGTCGTCGAGACGACCGCGCTGTCGAAATGGTACGGGCAGGTCATCGGCCTGAACGACGTCACGGTCAAGGTACCGAGCGGCATCACCGGCCTGCTCGGGCCGAACGGCGCCGGGAAGTCCACGTTGATGAAGCTGATGACCGGCCAGCTCAAGCCCAGCAAAGGTTCGCTGACCGTGCTCGGCCAGCCGATGTGGGGCAACCCGTCGGTCTACTTCCGCGTCGGGTTCTGCCCCGACCAGGATGCGTTCTACGACCGGATGACAGGCCTCGAGTGGGTGACGGCGCTCGTCCGCCTGAACGGCTACAGCGAGTCGCAGGCCGCCGAGGCCGCCCACCGGGCGCTCGAGACGGTGGACCTGCTCGATGCCGCCGGCAAGAAGATCGGCAGCTACAGCAAGGGCATGCGCCAGCGCGTCAAGATGGCCCAGGCGATCGTTCACGATCCGGACCTGCTCATCCTCGACGAACCGCTGTCGGGCATGGATCCGATTGGCCGCCGGAAGACGATCCGCCTGGTCAAGGAATGGGCGCGGGCCGGCAAGAGCATCATCGTCTCGAGCCACATCCTGCACGAGATCGAGGCGATGACCTCGAACATCCTCCTGATCAACAACGGACGGATCCTCGCGGAGGGTGACGTCCACCAGATCCGGGATCTGATCGACACGCACCCTCATACGGTCTTCGTCCGTGCGGCCGACCCGCGGCGTCTCGCGCGGCAGTTCCTGGCGCACGACGATGTGATCAGCCTGAGATTCGAGGAGGGAGCCGTGGTCGTGCAGACGGCGGCGCCGGATGGGTTCTACGCGCGGCTCACCGAGCTGGCCGCGTCGGGCGAAGCGGGCGAGATCACCGAGGTGACATCGCCGGATGACAACCTGCAGGCCGTTTTCCAGTATCTGGTGAAGTAA
- a CDS encoding ABC transporter permease: MAAESQPAVADVPRHAERPPSFATAAFRVFDLSLGQMLWSRRTIFLALVVSAPVALGIIVRILMSAGIGGAVRLGGTAVVSGPSIFGLFVWLLYLRFIIPVLGVFYGTALIADEVEDRTITYLFTRPISRGAVLVGKYLAYLVATVLVVLPSVMLLYFLLVPTGGGSLAAAFPALVKDLGLLGLGLAAYGALFAWVGAQFKYPLVTGLVFAFGWEQGILLIPGYLKRFTIAYYIQGLVPHAMPQDSALSLLQAVVTGSLSALESLMWLGIIWLGFLALAARTVERREYILEQ; encoded by the coding sequence GTGGCTGCCGAATCCCAACCCGCCGTTGCCGATGTGCCGCGTCACGCCGAACGTCCGCCCTCGTTCGCCACCGCGGCGTTCCGGGTGTTCGACCTCAGCCTCGGGCAGATGCTGTGGTCGCGCCGCACCATCTTCCTGGCGCTCGTCGTCAGCGCGCCGGTCGCGCTCGGGATCATCGTCCGCATCCTGATGTCGGCTGGCATCGGGGGGGCGGTGCGCCTGGGTGGGACAGCCGTGGTTTCCGGGCCGTCGATCTTCGGCCTGTTCGTCTGGCTGCTGTATCTGCGGTTCATCATCCCGGTGCTCGGTGTGTTCTACGGCACGGCGCTCATCGCCGACGAAGTCGAGGACAGGACGATTACGTACCTCTTCACGCGTCCAATCTCGCGAGGGGCTGTGCTCGTCGGCAAATACCTGGCGTACCTGGTCGCGACGGTGCTCGTCGTCCTGCCGTCGGTGATGCTGCTGTACTTCCTGCTCGTCCCCACCGGAGGCGGATCGCTGGCGGCGGCGTTTCCGGCCCTCGTGAAGGACCTCGGCCTGCTCGGGCTGGGCCTGGCGGCCTACGGCGCCCTGTTTGCGTGGGTTGGCGCCCAGTTCAAGTACCCGCTGGTGACCGGCCTGGTGTTCGCGTTCGGTTGGGAGCAGGGCATCTTGCTCATCCCTGGCTACCTCAAGCGTTTCACGATCGCGTACTACATCCAGGGTCTCGTGCCTCACGCCATGCCGCAGGATAGTGCCCTCAGCCTCCTCCAGGCGGTCGTGACGGGCTCGCTGTCGGCGCTGGAATCGCTGATGTGGCTGGGCATCATCTGGCTGGGATTCCTCGCCCTGGCCGCCCGAACGGTTGAGCGGCGCGAGTACATCCTCGAGCAATAG
- a CDS encoding HD domain-containing protein, whose protein sequence is MNTPTRDAAWALLTEYTQNEALRKHALAVEAAVRYYARSFGENEEEWGAVALLHDFDYERYPTLEDHPFRGAEVLREKGYPEWVVRAVLSHADHTNTPRASRLEHTLFACDEMAGFVTAASLVRPSKSVLDLEASSVVKRMKDKAFARAVKREDLKKGAEELGLPLADHITNVIAGMREHADALGLRGSL, encoded by the coding sequence ATGAACACTCCGACACGCGATGCGGCCTGGGCCCTGTTGACCGAATACACGCAGAACGAGGCGTTGCGCAAGCACGCGCTGGCGGTGGAGGCGGCCGTCCGCTACTACGCCCGGTCGTTCGGCGAGAACGAGGAGGAATGGGGCGCCGTGGCGCTCCTCCACGACTTCGACTACGAGCGGTATCCGACGCTCGAGGACCACCCGTTTCGCGGCGCCGAGGTCCTGCGCGAGAAGGGATACCCCGAGTGGGTCGTCCGTGCCGTGTTGTCGCATGCCGACCACACCAATACCCCGCGAGCATCGCGCCTCGAGCACACGCTGTTCGCGTGCGACGAGATGGCGGGTTTCGTCACCGCGGCCTCCCTCGTGCGGCCGTCGAAGAGTGTCCTCGATCTCGAGGCCTCGTCGGTCGTCAAGCGGATGAAGGACAAGGCGTTCGCCCGTGCCGTGAAGCGAGAGGATCTGAAGAAGGGTGCGGAAGAGCTCGGTCTGCCGCTCGCGGACCACATCACCAACGTCATCGCCGGGATGCGGGAGCACGCGGACGCGCTCGGCCTCAGGGGCAGCCTGTGA
- a CDS encoding ABC transporter ATP-binding protein, whose product MARTNTLHASYLVSDMAEPYLNTVVELKNVSVAYGKNAALREVTASFPAGAIGLLGPNGAGKSTMLKALLGFLVPTEGDMTVLGLNVARAPLEIRSRLGYMPETDGHIPGMNAVSFVAYCGQLAGLPAVDAMQRAHEVLYYVGLGEARYRNVETYSTGMKQRIKLAQALVHDPDLLFLDEPTNGMDPKGRDEMLELVRDLAHEKQINLILSSHLLPDVEFTCDRVVVLDKGRVVAQGPIDDLKGPRGQVFEMRIKGDRHAFAATLAAAGLECHETDEDVMRVFAPAEEAARDLFALAAREKVQVRHLRPSLPTLEDVFAKAVGEE is encoded by the coding sequence GTGGCCAGAACCAATACGCTTCACGCTTCGTATCTGGTAAGTGACATGGCCGAGCCGTATCTCAACACCGTTGTCGAACTGAAGAACGTGAGCGTGGCGTACGGGAAGAACGCCGCGCTGCGCGAGGTGACCGCGTCGTTCCCGGCCGGGGCCATCGGCCTGCTTGGGCCGAACGGCGCCGGCAAGAGCACGATGCTCAAGGCCCTCCTCGGGTTCCTCGTGCCGACCGAGGGCGACATGACGGTGCTCGGCCTGAACGTCGCCCGGGCGCCCCTCGAAATCCGCTCCCGCCTCGGGTACATGCCCGAGACCGACGGACACATCCCCGGCATGAACGCCGTGTCATTCGTGGCCTACTGCGGCCAGTTGGCCGGTCTGCCCGCCGTCGACGCGATGCAGCGCGCGCACGAGGTGCTCTACTACGTGGGCCTCGGCGAGGCCCGGTACCGCAACGTCGAGACGTATTCGACCGGGATGAAGCAGCGCATCAAGCTCGCGCAGGCGTTGGTGCACGATCCGGACCTGCTCTTCCTCGACGAGCCGACCAACGGCATGGATCCGAAGGGGCGCGACGAGATGCTCGAGCTCGTGCGCGACCTCGCACACGAGAAGCAGATCAACCTGATCCTGTCGTCGCACCTGCTTCCCGATGTCGAGTTCACGTGCGACCGCGTGGTCGTGCTCGACAAGGGACGCGTCGTCGCGCAGGGCCCGATCGACGACCTGAAGGGGCCGCGCGGGCAGGTCTTCGAGATGCGCATCAAGGGCGACCGGCACGCGTTCGCGGCGACGCTGGCCGCCGCGGGCCTCGAGTGCCACGAGACGGACGAAGACGTGATGCGCGTGTTCGCGCCGGCAGAAGAGGCCGCGCGCGACCTGTTCGCGCTGGCGGCCCGGGAGAAGGTCCAGGTGCGCCACCTGCGCCCGAGCCTGCCGACGCTCGAGGACGTCTTCGCGAAGGCGGTCGGGGAAGAATGA
- a CDS encoding gamma-glutamylcyclotransferase family protein — MTDRVFFYGTLMTGFDRRRRAGIDPLLSYVGRGHVKAALFDLGIYPAAIPDPDGAVWGEVYAAKDLDRALVGLDEIEGYCPSMPETSLYNRVEVPVVYEDGTTDTVWVYFYNAPLGRAERIASGDYLEHLKVR; from the coding sequence ATGACTGATCGGGTGTTCTTCTACGGCACGCTGATGACCGGTTTCGATCGCCGTCGCCGCGCGGGAATCGACCCGCTGTTGAGCTATGTCGGGCGCGGCCACGTCAAGGCGGCGCTCTTCGATCTCGGCATCTATCCCGCTGCGATTCCCGATCCCGACGGCGCCGTGTGGGGCGAGGTCTACGCGGCCAAGGACCTGGATCGCGCGCTCGTCGGGCTGGACGAAATCGAGGGCTACTGCCCGTCGATGCCGGAAACCAGCCTCTATAATCGCGTGGAAGTGCCGGTCGTCTACGAGGACGGAACCACCGACACGGTGTGGGTGTATTTCTACAACGCGCCCCTCGGACGCGCCGAGCGGATTGCCTCGGGCGACTATCTCGAGCACCTGAAGGTTCGCTAG
- the tsaD gene encoding tRNA (adenosine(37)-N6)-threonylcarbamoyltransferase complex transferase subunit TsaD: protein MLILGIESSCDETAAAVVEETDDVARPWVIRSSAVASQVDIHREWGGVVPEIASRQHVRDICGVVERAMSDARIALTDLDAVAVTQGPGLVGSLLVGVSFAKSLAATIERPLIPVHHLAGHIESLFLDNGPLPLPAVVLVVSGGHTSLYLVPAPGVYRRLARTRDDAAGEAYDKVARLLGLGYPGGPIIDALAREGDDRAIPFPATRITHRDRNAPEAAGRFDFSFSGIKTAVLRHVRGRAGDATDIASVFSPKERADICASFQRVVVEALLDRLFEAAWRSGARSVGIAGGVSANSRLRKDAATRGEELALPVYLPTLALSTDNAAMIAAAGLRRFHEGVRAGWDLNADPALAL from the coding sequence ATGTTGATCCTTGGTATCGAGAGTTCGTGCGACGAGACGGCGGCCGCGGTCGTGGAGGAAACCGACGACGTGGCGCGGCCGTGGGTGATCCGGTCGAGCGCGGTCGCCTCGCAGGTGGACATCCATCGCGAGTGGGGCGGCGTCGTTCCCGAGATCGCGTCGCGCCAGCACGTGCGCGACATCTGCGGCGTGGTCGAACGCGCCATGTCGGACGCGCGGATCGCGCTGACGGATCTCGATGCGGTGGCGGTCACGCAAGGCCCGGGCCTCGTCGGCTCGCTGCTCGTCGGCGTGTCGTTCGCCAAGTCGCTCGCGGCGACGATCGAGCGCCCGCTGATCCCGGTCCACCACCTGGCCGGCCACATCGAGTCGCTCTTCCTCGACAACGGTCCGCTGCCGCTCCCGGCCGTCGTTCTCGTGGTCTCCGGCGGCCACACCAGCCTGTACCTGGTTCCCGCGCCCGGCGTCTACCGCCGGCTCGCGCGCACCCGTGACGATGCGGCGGGGGAGGCCTACGACAAGGTCGCCAGGTTGCTGGGCCTCGGGTATCCGGGTGGGCCGATTATCGACGCGCTGGCGCGCGAGGGCGACGACCGCGCGATCCCGTTCCCGGCGACGCGCATCACCCATCGCGATCGCAACGCGCCCGAGGCCGCGGGCCGGTTCGACTTCAGTTTCAGCGGGATCAAGACCGCGGTGCTGCGGCACGTGAGAGGGCGGGCGGGGGATGCGACCGACATCGCGTCGGTCTTCTCGCCGAAGGAGCGCGCCGACATCTGCGCCAGCTTCCAGCGGGTGGTCGTCGAGGCGCTGCTCGATCGGTTGTTCGAGGCCGCCTGGAGGTCCGGCGCGCGGAGCGTGGGAATCGCAGGCGGCGTGTCGGCGAACAGCCGGCTCAGGAAGGACGCCGCCACCCGCGGCGAGGAACTCGCCTTGCCGGTCTACCTGCCGACGCTCGCGCTCTCGACCGACAACGCCGCGATGATTGCCGCGGCCGGCCTGCGCCGTTTCCACGAAGGCGTTCGCGCGGGCTGGGACCTCAACGCGGACCCCGCGCTGGCACTATAG
- a CDS encoding ABC transporter permease subunit, translating to MPIHDQTYRRYAGQREQAGQAWMVIAISGIRTIIQKRLFLGLLLLAWIPFVVGAVMVYLNANFPQFTLLSMTAQRFRDFLGTQDFFVFVITVWVGAGLIANDKRANALQIYLSKPLTRIEYIVGKLVILAAFLLLVTWVPALLLLILQVAFTGSFSFLRQNLYLFPAVTLFAFLQVLLAAFTMLALSSLSKSSRYVAILYAGAFWFSHAVFGVIYAITGSTKLSWLSLPGNLNQLGDIIFRLQPRYSTPGAISLLVLLVTVGVAIWVLERRVRGVEVVS from the coding sequence GTGCCCATACATGATCAAACCTATCGGCGCTACGCGGGCCAGCGCGAGCAGGCGGGCCAGGCGTGGATGGTCATCGCCATCAGCGGCATCCGCACCATTATCCAGAAGCGCCTGTTTTTGGGCCTGCTGCTGCTGGCCTGGATTCCGTTCGTCGTCGGCGCGGTGATGGTGTACCTCAACGCGAACTTCCCGCAGTTCACCCTGCTGTCGATGACCGCCCAGCGGTTCCGCGATTTCCTCGGAACCCAGGACTTCTTCGTCTTCGTGATCACCGTCTGGGTGGGGGCCGGGCTGATTGCGAACGACAAGCGCGCCAACGCCCTGCAGATCTACCTGTCGAAGCCGCTGACGCGAATCGAGTACATCGTCGGCAAGCTGGTGATCCTCGCCGCATTTCTGTTGCTGGTGACGTGGGTGCCCGCGCTGCTGCTGCTCATCCTCCAGGTGGCCTTCACGGGGAGCTTCTCGTTCCTGCGCCAGAACCTGTATCTGTTCCCGGCCGTCACCCTGTTCGCGTTCCTGCAGGTTCTGCTGGCCGCGTTCACGATGCTGGCGCTCTCCTCGCTCAGCAAGAGCAGCCGCTACGTGGCCATCCTCTACGCCGGGGCGTTCTGGTTCAGCCACGCCGTGTTCGGCGTGATTTACGCCATCACCGGCAGCACGAAGCTCTCGTGGCTGTCGCTGCCGGGCAATCTGAATCAACTGGGCGACATCATCTTCCGTCTGCAGCCGCGCTACTCGACGCCTGGCGCCATCTCGCTCCTGGTCCTGCTGGTCACCGTCGGGGTCGCCATCTGGGTGCTCGAACGCCGGGTGCGCGGCGTGGAGGTGGTGTCATGA
- a CDS encoding GNAT family N-acetyltransferase, giving the protein MVLREPREDDVAALFAFTSDPEVTRFLAITPPVTPDDTLYFIAKCREHRTQDREYVFTIAGMGDDRAIGIIGLRHLDPPMRTAQVGTWLGRQHWGTGVNVEAKSLLLDFAFDTLSLHRVEARIAVDNARSRRAFERLGATCEGLLRESFYKDGAYYDQQLYVVLAQDWQRARRMGGGRRLRSAGKDGSHD; this is encoded by the coding sequence GTGGTACTCCGCGAGCCGCGGGAAGACGACGTGGCCGCGTTGTTTGCGTTCACGTCGGACCCAGAGGTGACCCGGTTCCTGGCGATTACTCCTCCGGTCACTCCCGACGACACGCTCTACTTCATCGCGAAATGTCGCGAGCACCGGACGCAGGATCGTGAGTACGTGTTCACGATCGCGGGGATGGGAGACGACCGCGCGATCGGAATCATCGGGCTTCGTCACCTCGACCCACCGATGCGCACGGCCCAGGTCGGGACGTGGCTTGGCCGCCAGCACTGGGGCACGGGGGTGAACGTCGAGGCCAAGTCGCTGTTGCTCGATTTTGCGTTCGACACGCTGTCACTCCACCGTGTCGAAGCGCGAATAGCAGTCGACAACGCCCGTTCCCGCCGTGCATTCGAACGGCTCGGCGCGACATGCGAGGGGCTGCTGCGAGAGTCGTTCTACAAGGACGGCGCCTACTACGACCAGCAGCTCTACGTCGTGCTCGCGCAGGACTGGCAGCGCGCGCGCCGCATGGGCGGAGGACGCCGGCTCCGATCCGCCGGCAAGGATGGTTCGCATGACTGA
- a CDS encoding M28 family metallopeptidase, protein MTTMSRCACRRAILAGVFVLGAAALSVASPESVQRDPRVEKLLSQISEQRLVATLQKLGSFGTRNTLSSTDSATAGIGAARQWIFDEMKKSSPRLQVNFDSFQVPKSGRITRDIELRNVMAVLPGKTARRVYVSAHYDSFARRPVPASSPQPAGAPQAAGTPPPAAAAADTAPVDNPAPGVNDDGSGTALVMELARVFAESGIEFDATLVFIALAGEEQGLIGAQKHAEKALAEKVAIEGVLNNDMVGNVQAGDGLQDSTRVRVFSEAPEDSPSRQLARYVASAAARYVPTQQVTLVARHDRFGRGGDHTAFNQKGFTAVRITEALENFERQHTAADTIEGVNVPYFLRNVRINAAAAASIALAPPAPVVADGRGQPTLGRQPSGYDSNLKWKASPGAAGYKVYWREAWTPNWQHVLAVGNVTEFVLPSVSIDDYVFGVAAVGSDGSESLVAVYVNPPRR, encoded by the coding sequence ATGACCACTATGTCCCGATGCGCTTGTCGGCGGGCGATCCTCGCCGGAGTCTTCGTGCTTGGCGCCGCCGCGCTCTCCGTGGCCTCGCCCGAGTCGGTTCAGCGCGACCCGCGAGTCGAGAAGCTGCTGTCGCAGATTTCGGAGCAGAGGCTCGTCGCGACGCTCCAGAAGCTGGGGTCGTTCGGCACGAGGAACACGCTCTCGTCCACCGACTCCGCCACGGCTGGCATCGGCGCCGCGCGGCAGTGGATCTTCGACGAGATGAAGAAGTCGAGCCCGCGCCTCCAGGTGAATTTCGACTCGTTCCAGGTGCCGAAGAGCGGGCGCATCACCCGCGACATCGAGCTGCGCAACGTGATGGCCGTGCTGCCGGGCAAGACGGCCCGCCGGGTCTATGTCAGCGCGCACTACGACAGCTTCGCGCGCCGGCCCGTGCCGGCCTCGTCTCCCCAGCCGGCTGGTGCACCGCAGGCCGCCGGGACGCCGCCACCGGCCGCGGCCGCAGCGGATACGGCGCCCGTGGACAATCCGGCTCCGGGCGTGAACGACGATGGAAGCGGGACGGCGCTGGTCATGGAACTGGCGCGCGTCTTCGCGGAGAGCGGCATCGAGTTCGATGCCACGCTCGTCTTCATCGCCCTGGCTGGTGAGGAGCAAGGGCTGATCGGTGCACAGAAGCACGCGGAGAAAGCGCTCGCCGAGAAGGTGGCGATCGAGGGTGTGCTCAACAACGACATGGTGGGCAACGTGCAGGCGGGCGACGGGCTCCAGGATTCCACGCGGGTTCGCGTCTTCTCAGAGGCGCCCGAGGATTCTCCGTCGCGCCAGCTCGCGCGGTACGTGGCCTCGGCCGCGGCCCGCTACGTGCCGACCCAGCAGGTCACGCTCGTCGCGCGCCACGATCGATTTGGACGCGGTGGTGATCACACGGCGTTCAACCAGAAGGGGTTCACCGCCGTCCGCATCACCGAGGCCCTCGAGAACTTCGAGCGGCAGCACACGGCCGCCGACACCATCGAGGGCGTCAACGTTCCGTACTTCCTCCGCAACGTTCGCATCAACGCCGCAGCCGCCGCATCGATCGCCCTGGCGCCGCCAGCGCCCGTCGTCGCGGACGGCCGCGGCCAGCCGACGCTCGGGCGCCAGCCGAGCGGCTACGACTCCAACTTGAAATGGAAGGCCTCGCCCGGGGCGGCAGGCTACAAGGTGTACTGGCGCGAGGCGTGGACGCCCAACTGGCAGCACGTCCTGGCGGTCGGCAACGTGACCGAGTTCGTGCTGCCCAGCGTGTCGATCGACGACTACGTCTTTGGCGTGGCGGCGGTGGGGAGCGACGGCAGCGAGAGCCTGGTGGCGGTGTACGTCAATCCGCCGCGCCGCTGA
- a CDS encoding secondary thiamine-phosphate synthase enzyme YjbQ, with protein MKVFTDYLFFNTREEREMVRITDEVADIVRRSGVGEGMVLVSAMHITSGVYVNDWEDGLIADFGEWLEKLAPSGRNYRHHQTGETNADAHLKRTLMGHQVMLPITNGKLDLGPWEQVFYAEFDGRRKKRVVVKVMGESRS; from the coding sequence ATGAAGGTCTTCACCGACTACCTCTTCTTCAACACCCGCGAGGAGCGGGAGATGGTGCGCATCACCGACGAGGTGGCGGACATCGTCCGGCGGAGCGGGGTCGGCGAGGGCATGGTGCTCGTGTCGGCGATGCACATCACGTCGGGCGTCTACGTGAACGACTGGGAGGACGGCCTGATTGCCGACTTCGGCGAGTGGCTCGAGAAGCTGGCGCCCTCGGGGCGCAACTACCGGCATCACCAGACCGGGGAGACCAACGCGGACGCGCACCTGAAGCGGACGCTGATGGGCCACCAGGTGATGCTGCCGATCACGAACGGCAAGCTCGACCTCGGCCCGTGGGAGCAGGTCTTCTACGCGGAATTCGACGGCCGGCGGAAGAAGCGGGTCGTCGTGAAGGTGATGGGGGAAAGTCGGAGCTGA